One Primulina huaijiensis isolate GDHJ02 chromosome 8, ASM1229523v2, whole genome shotgun sequence genomic region harbors:
- the LOC140983200 gene encoding serine/threonine-protein kinase STN7, chloroplastic-like, with amino-acid sequence MATVAAGTGVGLGGVKLQSFNTKPLSSFLGKKLSIKNLSKSRGANKRFSTSKAGNMVIFASVGESFNLVHDLFLGVGVGLPCTVMECGDIIYRSTLPKSNAIAVTVPGVILALGTLSYLWATPGVAPGFFDMFVLAPVERIFRPTYKKDDIVLGKKLGEGSFGVVYKATMAKKSASKYNDVVLKKATEYGAVEIWMNERVRRACANSCADFIYGFLENSPKKDAEYWLLWKFEGEATLADLLQSKEFPYNVEALILGEVPDAPKGLGRENRIIQTIMRQLLFALEGLHSTGIVHRDIKPQNIIFSEDSRTFKIIDLGAATDLRVGINYIPKEFLLDPRYTAPEQYIMSTQTPSAPSLPVATALSPVLWQLNSPDRFDIYSAGLIILQMAFPALRSNSALIQFNRQLKRCEFDLNAWRKTVEPRASPDLRHGFELLDLDGGIGWELLMSMVRYKARQRISAKAALAHPYFDKEGQLALSFVQSLRLQLIRATQQDYSDAAKWIIHLMAKSGTQKDGGFTEAQLQELKEVPPKKKASLERNALASALRLQRKLIRTIDESVDELNERRKSFWWSKWIPREE; translated from the exons ATGGCTACTGTGGCCGCTGGTACTGGTGTTGGGCTCGGAGGAGTGAAGCTTCAGTCCTTCAATACCAAACCCCTTTCTTCATTTCTGGGAAAGAAGCTCAGTATTAAGAATCTCTCTAAATCAAGAGGAGCAAACAAGAGATTTTCCACTTCTAAGGCAGGGAATATGGTGATTTTTGCTTCGGTTGGCGAAAGTTTCAATCTTGTTCACGATCTTTTTCTGGGTGTTGGAGTCGGACTCCCATGTACAGTAATGGAGTGTGGCGATATAATCTATAGAAGCACGCTGCCCAAGTCAAATGCGATTGCGGTTACAGTTCCTGGTGTGATTCTAGCTCTGGGTACTCTTTCTTATCTCTGGGCTACTCCTGGTGTGGCGCCTGGATTCTTCGATATGTTTGTTCTTGCTCCTGTGGAAAGAATCTTTAGGCCTACTTATAAGAAG GATGACATTGTGTTGGGGAAGAAGTTGGGGGAGGGATCTTTTGGAGTGGTTTACAAAGCTACGATGGCTAAGAAGTCCGCTTCAAAG TATAATGATGTAGTCCTGAAAAAAGCTACTGAATATGGAGCCGTGGAGATATGGATGAACGAGCGGGTTCGAAGGGCCTGTGCTAATAGCTGTGCTGATTTTATATACGGCTTTCTTGAG AATTCTCCTAAGAAAGATGCTGAATATTGGCTGCTATGGAAGTTTGAAGGAGAAGCCACGCTTGCTGATTTATTGCAGAGTAAAGAATTTCCTTACAAT GTGGAAGCATTGATTCTTGGAGAAGTTCCGGACGCACCAAAGGGACTAGGAAGGGAAAATAGAATAATTCAGACAATCATGCGACAGCTCTTATTTGCATTGGAAGGTCTGCATTCTACCGGGATTGTCCATCGGGATATTAAGCCCCAAAACATTATCTTTTCTGAAG ATTCTCGAACATTCAAAATCATAGATCTTGGAGCGGCCACAGATTTGAGAGTTGGTATCAATTACATCCCTAAGGAGTTTTTGCTTGATCCGAG ATATACTGCTCCTGAACAATATATTATGAGCACTCAAACCCCCTCAGCTCCCTCATTACCTGTTGCCACCGCTCTTTCCCCTGTTCTATGGCAG TTGAATTCACCAGACAGATTTGACATCTACAGCGCTGGTTTGATAATCCTACAAATG GCTTTCCCAGCTTTGCGGAGCAATAGTGCCCTCATACAATTCAACCGCCAACTTAAAAGATGTGAATTTGACTTAAATGCATGGCGAAAAACCGTAGAACCACGTGCTAGCCCTGATCTTCGACATGGATTTGAATTGTTAGATTTGGATGGTGGAATTGGATGGGAACTTTTAATGTCCATGGTTCGGTATAAAGCTCGACAGAGGATCAGTGCAAAGGCAGCCTTGGCCCATCCCTACTTTGACAAAGAAGGCCAACTGGCTTTGTCATTCGTGCAGAGTCTAAGGCTACAACTTATCCGAGCTACACAACAAGATTATAGTGATGCTGCAAAGTGGATTATTCATCTAATGGCTAAGTCGGGAACTCAGAAAGATGGTGGCTTCACAGAAGCTCAGCTCCAAGAACTTAAG GAAGTCCCGCCAAAGAAAAAGGCGAGCCTTGAGAGGAATGCACTGGCCTCAGCTCTTCGACTTCAGAGAAAGTTAATTCGAACAATAGACGAAAGTGTTGATGAACTGAATGAGCGTAGGAAGAGCTTCTGGTGGAGCAAATGGATCCCGAGAGAGGAATGA
- the LOC140982196 gene encoding probable galacturonosyltransferase-like 3, which translates to MPPYLRHLTTTVAAVLLPLLLIPLPPLSATDHQQFREAPAFRNGVSCARPNDNSTIHIAMTLDYATPYLRGSIAAVLSVLQHSSCPENTFFHFLAPPDHRYNLLRTIISTFPYLRFHLYPFNPTTVNNLISSSIRRALDEPLNYARIYLADLLPSSVTRIIYLDSDLILIDDISKLWRISLNSHVLGVPEYCHANFSHYFTSKFWSSPSFSATFRRRDPCYFNTGVMVIDLTKWRNHGFTKKLEYWMKIQKRHRIYELGSLPPFLLVFAGNVEGVEHRWNQHGLGGDNLEGLCRDLHPGPVSLLHWSGKGKPWLRLDAKMPCTLDNLWAPYDLFKHEALFSDV; encoded by the coding sequence ATGCCACCATATCTCCGTCACCTAACCACCACAGTCGCCGCCGTCCTCCTTCCTCTCCTCCTCATTCCTCTTCCACCACTCTCCGCCACCGATCACCAACAATTTCGGGAAGCCCCCGCATTCCGCAACGGAGTCTCATGCGCAAGGCCCAATGACAACTCCACAATACATATAGCCATGACTCTAGACTACGCCACCCCTTACCTCCGGGGCTCAATCGCCGCCGTTCTCTCCGTCCTCCAGCACTCCTCCTGCCCGGAAAACACCTTCTTCCACTTCCTCGCGCCACCCGACCACCGCTACAACCTCCTCAGGACCATTATCTCCACCTTCCCTTACCTTCGATTCCACCTCTACCCCTTCAATCCCACCACCGTCAACAACCTCATCTCCTCCTCCATCCGCCGCGCCCTGGACGAGCCCCTCAACTACGCCCGTATCTACCTCGCCGATCTCCTCCCCTCCTCCGTCACCCGCATTATCTACCTCGACTCCGACCTCATACTCATCGACGACATTTCCAAACTCTGGCGAATCAGCCTCAACTCCCACGTCCTCGGAGTCCCCGAGTACTGCCACGCAAACTTCAGCCACTACTTCACCTCCAAATTCTGGTCGAGCCCATCATTCTCCGCCACTTTCAGAAGAAGAGACCCTTGTTATTTCAACACCGGAGTAATGGTAATCGATCTAACGAAATGGCGAAACCACGGATTTACTAAGAAACTAGAATACTGGATGAAAATACAGAAAAGACATAGAATCTACGAATTAGGGTCTCTGCCGCCATTTTTGCTGGTTTTTGCCGGTAATGTTGAAGGCGTTGAGCATCGGTGGAACCAACACGGGCTTGGAGGTGATAATCTTGAAGGCTTATGCAGGGATCTACATCCTGGCCCGGTGAGCCTGCTACATTGGAGTGGCAAGGGGAAGCCATGGTTAAGGCTCGATGCAAAGATGCCTTGTACATTAGATAATCTTTGGGCACCCTACGATTTGTTTAAACATGAAGCTTTATTTTCTGATGTATGA
- the LOC140983054 gene encoding receptor-like protein 4 isoform X1, whose product MSLLPLLLLLSLFPCLSLSSPFSEYYSLHIDCGGLVNSTDAFHTTWVSDRFYSGGAASVVSEPLHFLHLQEKTLRYFPMSSGKKNCYIIPMSAGSGRYFLRMFTVYDNFDGKSHSPSFDVSVEGTLVFSWRSPWPESVSRSGAYSDMFFSLDDPNVDLCFYSIATDSPVVGSLELTQIDTNAYPFDYARNSSNYILVNYGRFSSGSDQWGPGFSNDTDSFGRSWQSDTEFRQPSVTITNGATIKAISAVQNVINVEKSPNYFPEKLYQTAITVLGNGGGVLEYELPVDAKLDYLLWFHFAEIDLSVNKAGQRVFDVVVNGENTSRVDVYEKVGGFAAYDWSYVVKNLSSTTLSVRLESVIGAPIICGLENYAIVPLDLKTVADQVIAMRALKESFRIPDRMGWNGDPCAPTTWDAWEGVTCHPTKDESALVVSQIDLGSQGLKGYISEQISLLTNLVSLNLSSNSLGGSIPSGLGQKSLVKLDLSNNKLTGYIPDILTSASLQLVFLNDNLLEGQVPEALYSIGLHGGTIDLYGNKELCGVPSLPSCSLIWGKNGLSTGAKVGIALSCVVIFSTLVLGIYCCISRRRNKYDFGLPHELMSLAAKRNRYQRQKSLMTLEMESQHAKGFIPTYDEN is encoded by the exons ATGTCCCTTCTCcctctcctcctcctcctctctCTCTTTCCTTGTCTTTCTCTATCCTCTCCCTTCAGTGAGT ACTACAGTCTACACATTGACTGCGGCGGCCTCGTGAATTCCACAGATGCTTTCCACACGACGTGGGTTTCCGACCGCTTCTACTCCGGCGGCGCCGCCTCGGTCGTGTCGGAGCCGCTACACTTCCTCCACCTGCAAGAGAAGACTCTCCGCTACTTTCCCATGTCTTCTGGTAAGAAGAACTGCTACATCATTCCCATGTCCGCCGGCTCCGGCCGATACTTTCTCCGTATGTTCACTGTGTACGATAACTTCGACGGGAAGTCTCACTCGCCGTCTTTTGACGTCTCTGTTGAGGGTACTCTAGTCTTCTCGTGGCGTTCTCCATGGCCGGAATCGGTTTCTCGCTCCGGAGCTTATTCAGATATGTTTTTTTCTCTCGATGATCCGAATGTTGATCTTTGCTTTTATAGTATTGCTACTGATTCTCCTGTTGTTGGGTCTTTGGAATTGACCCAAATTGACACCAACGCGTACCCTTTCGATTACGCAAGAAATTCAAGCAATTATATTCTGGTTAACTACGGCAGGTTTTCGTCTGGGTCGGATCAATGGGGACCCGGATTCAGCAATGACACAGATTCCTTCGGCCGGTCATGGCAGTCTGATACAGAATTCCGGCAACCATCCGTAACCATTACTAATGGAGCAACAATCAAAGCAATTTCCGCAGTTCAAAACGTAATTAATGTCGAAAAAAGCCCAAATTATTTCCCGGAAAAGCTTTACCAGACCGCGATAACTGTTTTAGGAAACGGCGGTGGCGTGTTGGAGTATGAATTGCCTGTTGATGCGAAGCTCGACTACTTATTATGGTTCCATTTTGCTGAAATAGATTTGAGTGTGAATAAAGCTGGTCAGAGGGTGTTTGATGTGGTAGTGAATGGAGAAAATACAAGTAGAGTGGATGTGTATGAGAAAGTGGGGGGATTCGCTGCATACGATTGGAGTTATGTAGTCAAGAATTTGAGTAGTACTACTTTGAGTGTGAGGTTGGAGTCGGTGATCGGGGCACCGATCATTTGCGGGCTCGAGAATTATGCGATTGTGCCTCTTGATCTCAAAACAGTTGCTGATCAGG TTATTGCGATGAGAGCACTGAAGGAATCGTTTCGTATCCCAGACAGAATGGGGTGGAATGGAGACCCTTGTGCCCCTACCACTTGGGATGCTTGGGAGGGTGTTACCTGTCATCCCACGAAAGATGAATCTGCCCTTGTTGTCTCCCAAAT AGATCTTGGAAGCCAAGGCTTGAAGGGGTATATTAGCGAACAAATCAGTCTTTTGACAAACTTGGTAAGCCT GAATTTGAGTTCCAATTCTTTGGGAGGTAGTATACCCTCAGGATTGGGTCAAAAGTCTCTTGTGAAGCT GGATTTATCGAATAACAAGTTGACTGGCTACATACCTGATATTCTAACTTCAGCCAGCTTGCAGCTTGT GTTCTTGAATGATAACTTGTTGGAAGGACAGGTGCCGGAAGCACTTTACTCGATTGGGCTCCATGGTGGAACTATAGA CCTTTATGGTAACAAAGAATTATGCGGTGTACCCTCTCTACCTAGTTGTTCGCTAATTTGGGGGAAAAATGGCTTGTCTACTGGTGCAAAAGTTGGTATAGCCCTGTCATGTGTGGTGATTTTTTCGACATTGGTTCTTGGTATATACTGCTGCATCAGTAGGCGGAGAAACAAGTATGACTTTGGGTTACCTCATGAACTAATGT CTCTTGCTGCAAAAAGAAACAGATATCAGCGACAAAAATCCTTGATGACTCTTGAAATGGAAAGCCAACATGCCAAAGGATTCATACCAACCTATGATGAAAACTGA
- the LOC140983054 gene encoding receptor-like protein 4 isoform X2, translated as MSLLPLLLLLSLFPCLSLSSPFNYSLHIDCGGLVNSTDAFHTTWVSDRFYSGGAASVVSEPLHFLHLQEKTLRYFPMSSGKKNCYIIPMSAGSGRYFLRMFTVYDNFDGKSHSPSFDVSVEGTLVFSWRSPWPESVSRSGAYSDMFFSLDDPNVDLCFYSIATDSPVVGSLELTQIDTNAYPFDYARNSSNYILVNYGRFSSGSDQWGPGFSNDTDSFGRSWQSDTEFRQPSVTITNGATIKAISAVQNVINVEKSPNYFPEKLYQTAITVLGNGGGVLEYELPVDAKLDYLLWFHFAEIDLSVNKAGQRVFDVVVNGENTSRVDVYEKVGGFAAYDWSYVVKNLSSTTLSVRLESVIGAPIICGLENYAIVPLDLKTVADQVIAMRALKESFRIPDRMGWNGDPCAPTTWDAWEGVTCHPTKDESALVVSQIDLGSQGLKGYISEQISLLTNLVSLNLSSNSLGGSIPSGLGQKSLVKLDLSNNKLTGYIPDILTSASLQLVFLNDNLLEGQVPEALYSIGLHGGTIDLYGNKELCGVPSLPSCSLIWGKNGLSTGAKVGIALSCVVIFSTLVLGIYCCISRRRNKYDFGLPHELMSLAAKRNRYQRQKSLMTLEMESQHAKGFIPTYDEN; from the exons ATGTCCCTTCTCcctctcctcctcctcctctctCTCTTTCCTTGTCTTTCTCTATCCTCTCCCTTCA ACTACAGTCTACACATTGACTGCGGCGGCCTCGTGAATTCCACAGATGCTTTCCACACGACGTGGGTTTCCGACCGCTTCTACTCCGGCGGCGCCGCCTCGGTCGTGTCGGAGCCGCTACACTTCCTCCACCTGCAAGAGAAGACTCTCCGCTACTTTCCCATGTCTTCTGGTAAGAAGAACTGCTACATCATTCCCATGTCCGCCGGCTCCGGCCGATACTTTCTCCGTATGTTCACTGTGTACGATAACTTCGACGGGAAGTCTCACTCGCCGTCTTTTGACGTCTCTGTTGAGGGTACTCTAGTCTTCTCGTGGCGTTCTCCATGGCCGGAATCGGTTTCTCGCTCCGGAGCTTATTCAGATATGTTTTTTTCTCTCGATGATCCGAATGTTGATCTTTGCTTTTATAGTATTGCTACTGATTCTCCTGTTGTTGGGTCTTTGGAATTGACCCAAATTGACACCAACGCGTACCCTTTCGATTACGCAAGAAATTCAAGCAATTATATTCTGGTTAACTACGGCAGGTTTTCGTCTGGGTCGGATCAATGGGGACCCGGATTCAGCAATGACACAGATTCCTTCGGCCGGTCATGGCAGTCTGATACAGAATTCCGGCAACCATCCGTAACCATTACTAATGGAGCAACAATCAAAGCAATTTCCGCAGTTCAAAACGTAATTAATGTCGAAAAAAGCCCAAATTATTTCCCGGAAAAGCTTTACCAGACCGCGATAACTGTTTTAGGAAACGGCGGTGGCGTGTTGGAGTATGAATTGCCTGTTGATGCGAAGCTCGACTACTTATTATGGTTCCATTTTGCTGAAATAGATTTGAGTGTGAATAAAGCTGGTCAGAGGGTGTTTGATGTGGTAGTGAATGGAGAAAATACAAGTAGAGTGGATGTGTATGAGAAAGTGGGGGGATTCGCTGCATACGATTGGAGTTATGTAGTCAAGAATTTGAGTAGTACTACTTTGAGTGTGAGGTTGGAGTCGGTGATCGGGGCACCGATCATTTGCGGGCTCGAGAATTATGCGATTGTGCCTCTTGATCTCAAAACAGTTGCTGATCAGG TTATTGCGATGAGAGCACTGAAGGAATCGTTTCGTATCCCAGACAGAATGGGGTGGAATGGAGACCCTTGTGCCCCTACCACTTGGGATGCTTGGGAGGGTGTTACCTGTCATCCCACGAAAGATGAATCTGCCCTTGTTGTCTCCCAAAT AGATCTTGGAAGCCAAGGCTTGAAGGGGTATATTAGCGAACAAATCAGTCTTTTGACAAACTTGGTAAGCCT GAATTTGAGTTCCAATTCTTTGGGAGGTAGTATACCCTCAGGATTGGGTCAAAAGTCTCTTGTGAAGCT GGATTTATCGAATAACAAGTTGACTGGCTACATACCTGATATTCTAACTTCAGCCAGCTTGCAGCTTGT GTTCTTGAATGATAACTTGTTGGAAGGACAGGTGCCGGAAGCACTTTACTCGATTGGGCTCCATGGTGGAACTATAGA CCTTTATGGTAACAAAGAATTATGCGGTGTACCCTCTCTACCTAGTTGTTCGCTAATTTGGGGGAAAAATGGCTTGTCTACTGGTGCAAAAGTTGGTATAGCCCTGTCATGTGTGGTGATTTTTTCGACATTGGTTCTTGGTATATACTGCTGCATCAGTAGGCGGAGAAACAAGTATGACTTTGGGTTACCTCATGAACTAATGT CTCTTGCTGCAAAAAGAAACAGATATCAGCGACAAAAATCCTTGATGACTCTTGAAATGGAAAGCCAACATGCCAAAGGATTCATACCAACCTATGATGAAAACTGA